A stretch of the Panicum virgatum strain AP13 chromosome 9N, P.virgatum_v5, whole genome shotgun sequence genome encodes the following:
- the LOC120692989 gene encoding uncharacterized protein LOC120692989, which produces MAASRHDAKQAEQEATVVLRCFDGVMVPVPTALARRRSELVAAAAGQRVVDVPGNVYGPVVAMVAAYWEGHAAATSTAAAATFDAAFLAGLRHDALVDLIHAAHQLGDAALFELFRSRA; this is translated from the coding sequence ATGGCGGCCTCTCGACATGACGCGAAGCAGGCGGAGCAAGAGGCAACCGTGGTGCTCCGGTGCTTCGACGGCGTGATGGTCCCCGTGCCGACGGCgctcgcgcggcggcgctcggagctggtggccgccgcggccgggcaGCGCGTCGTCGACGTGCCGGGAAACGTCTACGGCCCCGTCGTCGCCATGGTGGCCGCGTACTGGGAGGGCCACGCCGCGGcgacgagcaccgccgccgctgcgacgTTCGACGCCGCGTTCCTAGCGGGGCTGCGGCACGACGCGCTCGTGGACCTCATCCACGCCGCGCACCAGCTGGGCGACGCCGCGCTCTTCGAACTCTTCAGGTCCCGGGCCTGA